The Salegentibacter mishustinae genomic interval CCCCATTTGATTTTAATAAACGGTATAATTCTTTTACCTGAAAATCGAAATCTGGAACGTGCTCCAAAACATGCCACATAGAAATTACATCAAAAGAACTATCCTCAAAGTAAGATAATTCTTGCTGAAGCTCAATCCCTTTTTCAGCAGCTAATTTTCTTGCCTGTGCATTTGGTTCAATGCCTTCAACATTCCATTTCTTTCTTTTGGCAGTTTGTAAAAAATCTCCGGTGCCGGCACCGATATCTAATAAGTTATTTCCTTTAGCAACTTTATTGATCCACTTTAACTTCTGCAGCAGCATAAAATTTTTAACCGCCTGGTAAATTTTATCGGTTAGAGTTTTACTGGAATCTGTATGAGAAATATAATTTTCACTTTCGTAGTAAGCCGAAAGATTTTCCGGTTTTGGAATGGTTTCTAAAATTTCAAAATCACTTCTCTTTTGTAATTGAAATTCCTCTCCAGAAACTAAATGATCTTTACAGGTTAAATGAAAACTTTTATCGCTCATTAAAAGAATTTTTGATCGGGATTATTCACGGTAAAGTCTCTAAACTCCTCACGCATTTCAGTTAATTGTTCGAGTAACGGTTTTTGAAAAATAGAACTTTCTTCTAAGTGATCTACTCCGGTTTTGTCGGTTACTGTAATACCAACAAAAAACTTTATATCGCTCTCTCTACTTTCAACGCCTTCTCCAAAAAAGAGTCCGGTGAGATCCATATACTCTTCCCTATCTGAATAATCAAAAACGGTGACAATAAATTCGTGGTCTGATCCCTCTAAAAAACTTGTTTTAAAATTCATTAAATCATCTTCAATATCTAAGGCAAAATAATTCCTAAACCAATCTCTTGTTTTTTGCACCTTAATAGGACTACTAAATTTAAAAGAAGTGTAATCAAATTTATCTTCGGGAGAATTTAATTCTGAAGTCTTAATTTCCTTTACAGAATGCGTAGTAATTATGCAGGATTGACAAATCAAAAATGTAAAGAGTAATAAGAAGCTCTTATTCCCTAAACTCGCTTTTAAAAAATGAAAAATGTGATTGATCTTTAATATTTTTTCAAGTTAATCCTGTATGATTTATCTACACAA includes:
- a CDS encoding class I SAM-dependent methyltransferase; translated protein: MSDKSFHLTCKDHLVSGEEFQLQKRSDFEILETIPKPENLSAYYESENYISHTDSSKTLTDKIYQAVKNFMLLQKLKWINKVAKGNNLLDIGAGTGDFLQTAKRKKWNVEGIEPNAQARKLAAEKGIELQQELSYFEDSSFDVISMWHVLEHVPDFDFQVKELYRLLKSNGVAVIAVPNFKSFDAEYYKEYWAAYDVPRHLWHFSQTGITGLFKKHNFEKLNTKPLVFDSFYVSLLSEKNKTGKSNMIKAFKNGLESNLRAQGTSEYSSLVYFFKKC